The Gemmatimonadaceae bacterium genome has a segment encoding these proteins:
- a CDS encoding cytochrome c: MHHACRARRRARTIVPVAALVVAAASLNAASLGAQDSLASAPRTSADSTFTDAQAERGAQLFTRQCLECHAREDMRNPDFKGKWSGQSTFDLFKNISTTMPDNNPGLLAVGEYVDVVAYILKINGVPAGSAELTADSTVMRSARLNFPAAAPGGAFVQRLPRAPHVAPGIAPRACLAMAHARPAATAR; this comes from the coding sequence ATGCATCACGCCTGCCGAGCGCGCCGCCGTGCGCGCACGATCGTTCCCGTGGCCGCGCTCGTTGTCGCGGCCGCTTCGCTGAACGCCGCTTCGCTTGGCGCGCAGGATTCGCTTGCGTCCGCGCCCCGCACCAGCGCCGACAGCACCTTCACCGACGCGCAGGCCGAACGTGGCGCGCAACTGTTCACGCGCCAGTGCCTCGAGTGTCACGCACGCGAGGACATGCGCAACCCCGACTTCAAGGGGAAGTGGAGCGGGCAGTCGACGTTCGACCTGTTCAAGAACATCAGCACCACCATGCCGGACAACAATCCGGGGCTGCTGGCCGTGGGTGAGTACGTGGACGTGGTGGCCTACATCCTCAAGATCAACGGCGTGCCGGCCGGGAGCGCCGAACTGACGGCCGATTCCACCGTCATGCGCTCGGCCAGGCTGAACTTTCCGGCGGCCGCGCCCGGGGGGGCATTCGTGCAGCGCCTGCCGCGCGCGCCGCACGTCGCGCCTGGCATCGCGCCGCGTGCATGCCTGGCCATGGCCCACGCGCGCCCCGCCGCCACCGCGCGTTAG
- a CDS encoding aminotransferase class I/II-fold pyridoxal phosphate-dependent enzyme, with translation MTGSSRRDFLGVVASVAGGIALSPSAARSAEALARNGVRFDGRPFAADDYDSYAKLASNENPYGPTEVVLAAMTAAFKYSNRYSYPDANILQEIARFHGVTPDQVLLGAGSGELLSVAALAFLGEGKKVIGVEPTFHTVFQFAAGVHAESIQLPLLADYSQDIPAMIRATRQNWRDVGLVYLCNPNNPTGRIVSARDVQALVDGIPEDVPVLIDEAYHHFVEDPAYASSLPYVAQGRNVIVTRTFSKISGLAGMRLGYAIAPRSLIARLRPHSIASINALVKHGAAAALKDVDGQAHVKTVNNELRAQTVKAVQGLGYEVLPSEGNFFMIAIKRPVVPVIEQFKAKGVLVGRPFPPMTQHLRVSVGTAQEMERFMAAFRQVFAS, from the coding sequence ATGACTGGATCCTCGCGGCGGGACTTTCTGGGGGTGGTGGCGTCGGTGGCGGGGGGGATTGCGTTGTCGCCGTCGGCGGCGCGCTCGGCGGAGGCGCTGGCGCGGAATGGCGTGCGGTTCGATGGGCGGCCGTTTGCGGCTGACGACTACGACTCCTACGCCAAGCTGGCGTCCAACGAGAACCCGTACGGCCCCACCGAGGTCGTCCTCGCGGCGATGACGGCGGCGTTCAAGTACTCGAATCGCTATTCGTACCCCGACGCCAACATCCTCCAGGAGATCGCCCGCTTCCACGGCGTCACGCCCGACCAGGTCCTGCTGGGGGCCGGCTCCGGCGAGTTGCTCTCGGTCGCCGCGCTCGCCTTCCTGGGCGAAGGGAAGAAGGTCATCGGCGTCGAGCCCACCTTTCACACCGTCTTCCAGTTCGCCGCCGGCGTGCACGCGGAGTCGATCCAGCTCCCGCTGCTCGCCGACTACTCGCAGGACATCCCGGCCATGATCCGCGCCACGCGTCAGAACTGGCGCGACGTGGGCCTGGTCTACCTCTGCAACCCGAACAACCCGACCGGGCGTATCGTCTCCGCGCGCGACGTGCAGGCGCTCGTCGATGGCATCCCCGAGGACGTGCCGGTCCTCATCGATGAGGCGTATCACCACTTCGTCGAGGATCCGGCGTATGCCTCGTCGCTCCCGTACGTCGCGCAAGGGCGCAACGTGATCGTGACGCGCACCTTCTCGAAGATATCGGGGCTGGCGGGGATGCGCTTGGGCTACGCCATTGCGCCGCGCTCGCTCATCGCGCGCCTGCGCCCGCACTCCATCGCCAGCATCAACGCCCTCGTGAAGCACGGCGCCGCCGCCGCGCTCAAGGACGTCGATGGCCAGGCGCACGTGAAGACGGTCAACAACGAACTGCGCGCGCAGACGGTGAAGGCAGTGCAGGGTTTGGGCTACGAGGTGCTTCCCAGCGAGGGCAACTTCTTCATGATCGCCATCAAGCGCCCGGTGGTTCCGGTCATCGAGCAGTTCAAGGCGAAGGGCGTCCTCGTGGGGCGCCCCTTCCCACCCATGACGCAGCACCTGCGCGTCTCGGTGGGGACGGCGCAGGAGATGGAGCGATTCATGGCGGCGTTTCGACAAGTCTTTGCGTCCTGA
- a CDS encoding ABC transporter permease, with the protein MLTLKYALRTLVKSPFVSVVAVISLALGIGANAAIYSLFNQMLLRPLPVPNAARLVNLGAPGPKPGSTSCGQAGDCEQVFSYQMFRDLERRQTVLSGLAAHVNFGANIAVRNQTLSGTGLYVSGSYFPTLGLQAAKGRLLAPTDDRNEGGHPVVVLGHRFWETQLGSDPRVVDQPIVVNGQSLTVIGVAPRGFLGTTLGTEPRVYVPLSMRGLVSGDTTDFSSRTSYWAYVFGRLKPGVTLEQARTGLNAIYKPIINDIEAPLQKDMSAATLQRFKAKELTVVNGARGQSDVPNNARTPLLLLFSITAIVLLIACANIANLLLARAANRSLEMAVRLSIGAARWQLLRQLLAESIVLAIIGGGASLVVARWSLAAMKAMLPKNAAATLAFGIDTGVVLFAAGTAVLTGILFGLFPAIHATRSDLITTIRSNAGNLSGHRAATRFRTSLVTAQIALSMSLLIAAGLFIRSLDNVSKVDLGVKLDHVATFSIAPWRNGYTPARSAALFQRVAEELVALPGANAVTTGRIRLLAGSNWGSGVGVEGFDANSDTDIGASVNQVGPAYLATLGIPLLAGREFTAADVVGAPRVAIVNEAFTRKFKLGKDAIGKRFSDDGLRGEKDIQIVGVMKDAKYSEVKAEIPPQFFVPWRQDSTVGSITFYVRTATPPEQLLQVIPKVIARLDPNLPVENLSTMPQVARENVFMDRMISTLSAAFAILATLLAAVGLYGVLAYTVAQRTREIGVRMALGADGARVRSMILRQVGMMVAIGGVIGIAAALALGRGAQSLLFGMKGFDAISTVGGALLLAVVALGAGYLPALRASRVDPMRALRYE; encoded by the coding sequence ATGCTCACCCTCAAGTACGCCCTCCGCACGCTGGTCAAGTCGCCGTTCGTGTCGGTGGTGGCGGTCATCTCGCTGGCACTCGGCATCGGGGCGAACGCGGCGATCTACTCGCTCTTCAACCAGATGCTGCTGCGCCCGCTCCCCGTCCCCAACGCGGCGCGGCTGGTGAACCTCGGCGCCCCGGGGCCCAAGCCAGGCTCCACCTCGTGCGGCCAGGCCGGCGACTGCGAACAGGTCTTCTCGTACCAGATGTTCCGCGACCTCGAGCGAAGACAAACGGTGCTCAGCGGGCTCGCGGCGCACGTCAACTTTGGCGCCAACATCGCCGTCCGCAACCAGACGCTCAGCGGCACCGGCCTCTATGTGTCCGGGTCATACTTCCCTACACTTGGCTTGCAGGCGGCCAAGGGGCGCCTCCTGGCCCCCACCGACGACCGGAACGAGGGCGGGCACCCGGTCGTCGTGCTGGGACATCGCTTCTGGGAAACGCAACTGGGCAGCGATCCCAGGGTGGTCGACCAGCCGATCGTGGTGAATGGGCAGTCGCTCACGGTCATCGGCGTCGCCCCGCGCGGATTTCTCGGGACCACGCTCGGGACGGAGCCGCGCGTCTACGTCCCGCTCAGCATGCGCGGACTCGTCTCGGGCGACACGACCGACTTCTCGAGCCGCACCTCGTATTGGGCGTACGTCTTCGGCCGCCTCAAGCCCGGCGTCACGCTGGAGCAGGCGCGCACGGGACTCAATGCCATCTACAAGCCGATCATCAATGACATCGAGGCACCGCTGCAGAAGGACATGAGCGCGGCGACGTTGCAGCGCTTCAAGGCGAAGGAGCTCACCGTCGTGAACGGCGCGCGCGGCCAGAGCGACGTCCCCAACAACGCCCGCACGCCGCTCCTTCTCCTCTTCTCGATCACGGCGATCGTCCTCCTCATCGCCTGCGCCAACATTGCCAACCTCCTCCTGGCCCGCGCCGCGAATCGCTCGCTGGAAATGGCGGTGCGCCTCTCGATCGGCGCCGCGCGCTGGCAACTGCTCCGCCAGCTGCTCGCCGAGTCGATCGTGCTGGCGATTATCGGCGGCGGCGCGTCGCTCGTGGTGGCGCGCTGGTCGCTGGCCGCGATGAAGGCGATGCTCCCGAAGAATGCCGCGGCAACGCTCGCCTTCGGCATCGATACCGGCGTCGTCCTCTTCGCCGCCGGAACCGCGGTGCTGACCGGGATCCTGTTCGGGCTCTTCCCGGCGATTCACGCCACGCGGTCGGACCTGATCACGACCATCCGTTCCAACGCCGGAAACCTCTCGGGGCATCGCGCCGCCACGCGCTTCCGCACGTCGCTCGTCACGGCGCAAATCGCCCTCTCGATGTCGCTCCTCATCGCGGCCGGTCTCTTCATCCGTTCGCTCGACAACGTGAGCAAGGTCGACCTCGGCGTGAAGCTGGATCACGTCGCCACCTTCAGCATCGCTCCGTGGCGCAACGGCTACACGCCAGCGCGGTCGGCGGCGCTCTTTCAGCGCGTCGCGGAGGAACTGGTCGCGCTCCCCGGCGCCAACGCCGTCACGACGGGACGCATACGCCTGCTGGCCGGCAGCAACTGGGGGAGCGGTGTGGGCGTCGAGGGGTTCGACGCCAACTCCGACACCGACATCGGCGCCAGCGTGAACCAGGTGGGCCCCGCCTACCTCGCGACGTTAGGCATCCCGCTCCTCGCCGGCCGCGAGTTCACCGCGGCCGACGTGGTCGGGGCACCGCGCGTGGCCATCGTCAATGAGGCGTTCACACGCAAGTTCAAGCTGGGGAAGGATGCCATCGGCAAGCGCTTCTCCGACGACGGGCTCCGCGGCGAGAAGGACATCCAGATCGTCGGCGTGATGAAGGACGCCAAGTACTCGGAGGTGAAGGCTGAGATTCCGCCGCAGTTCTTTGTTCCGTGGCGGCAGGATTCCACCGTTGGTTCGATCACCTTCTACGTGCGCACGGCAACGCCCCCCGAGCAGCTCCTGCAGGTGATCCCCAAGGTCATCGCCAGGCTCGATCCCAACCTACCGGTCGAGAACCTGAGTACCATGCCGCAGGTCGCGCGGGAGAACGTCTTCATGGACCGGATGATCTCCACGCTGAGCGCCGCGTTCGCCATCCTCGCCACGCTGCTCGCGGCGGTCGGCTTGTATGGCGTCCTTGCCTACACCGTCGCCCAGCGCACGCGGGAGATCGGCGTGCGGATGGCGCTTGGCGCCGATGGTGCGCGCGTGCGCTCGATGATCCTGCGCCAGGTGGGGATGATGGTCGCCATTGGCGGCGTGATCGGGATCGCCGCCGCCCTCGCCCTGGGACGCGGGGCGCAGTCGCTCCTGTTCGGCATGAAGGGGTTCGATGCGATCTCCACCGTGGGCGGCGCGTTGCTCCTGGCGGTTGTCGCCCTGGGGGCCGGCTACCTCCCGGCGCTCCGGGCGTCGCGCGTGGACCCGATGCGCGCCTTGCGCTACGAGTAG
- a CDS encoding GGDEF domain-containing protein: MPGVRFSRLVPRVAALAFLAAPLHAQVALGANAPATSVQDTSAHAAFAQAAAAPGASASSDSVATLTRRLVALRRELEVERLARVEGEREVLEEQQGTQRAFLFAAAILAVFSGWSTYRRRVDRQRLTATLGATDPLTGAWNRRHVQEVIPSDASAAVRRHLSAPVGTVVRDADIVFLMVDIDHFRLINQRYGDEAGDRVLENVARQLKAVVRDSDLVVRWGGDAFLIAYRFTNRDGVSELAERIRHKIEALETEVRGGERLKITASIGFSAFPFSRSNPNGLGWEGAIAIADLAAYATKREGRNGWSTFRAAVGDGVDVSLRDVTLRDIDARVAEGTVVMESSRGAHEPAAL; the protein is encoded by the coding sequence ATGCCCGGCGTCCGATTCTCCCGCCTCGTCCCCCGCGTTGCGGCGCTCGCCTTCCTCGCCGCGCCGCTCCACGCACAGGTCGCCCTGGGCGCGAACGCACCCGCTACGTCCGTTCAGGACACTTCCGCGCACGCCGCGTTTGCGCAGGCCGCCGCCGCGCCCGGTGCGTCTGCGTCGTCCGACTCGGTAGCGACCCTCACTCGCCGCCTCGTGGCACTGCGGCGCGAACTCGAGGTCGAGCGCCTGGCGCGCGTTGAGGGGGAACGGGAGGTGCTCGAGGAACAGCAGGGGACGCAGCGGGCATTCCTGTTTGCGGCGGCGATACTCGCCGTCTTCAGCGGCTGGTCCACCTATCGACGTCGTGTCGACCGCCAGCGGTTGACCGCGACCCTCGGCGCCACCGATCCGCTCACGGGGGCGTGGAACCGGCGGCACGTGCAGGAGGTGATCCCCTCCGACGCGTCGGCCGCGGTGCGCCGGCACCTCTCGGCCCCGGTTGGGACGGTCGTCCGCGACGCCGACATTGTCTTTCTCATGGTCGACATCGATCACTTCCGCCTCATCAACCAGCGCTACGGTGACGAGGCGGGGGATCGCGTCCTGGAGAACGTGGCGCGCCAGCTCAAGGCCGTGGTCCGCGATTCCGACCTGGTAGTGCGATGGGGCGGCGACGCGTTCCTCATCGCGTATCGATTCACCAATCGCGATGGCGTTTCTGAACTCGCCGAGCGGATTCGTCACAAGATCGAGGCCCTGGAGACCGAGGTGCGTGGCGGGGAGCGTCTCAAGATCACGGCGTCGATCGGCTTCTCCGCCTTCCCGTTCTCGCGCAGCAACCCGAATGGGCTGGGTTGGGAGGGAGCCATCGCGATTGCCGACCTGGCGGCGTACGCGACCAAGCGCGAGGGGCGCAATGGCTGGTCGACGTTCCGAGCCGCGGTTGGCGATGGCGTGGATGTTTCGCTGCGCGACGTGACGCTGCGCGACATCGACGCGCGCGTGGCGGAGGGGACGGTGGTGATGGAGTCATCGCGCGGCGCGCACGAGCCGGCGGCGCTGTAG
- a CDS encoding alpha-D-glucose phosphate-specific phosphoglucomutase, whose amino-acid sequence MPLTVPTTPFAGQAPGTSGLRKKVTVFQQPHYLENFVQATFDAVQLPAGATLVVGGDGRYYNREAIQVVLKMAAANGVARAIVGREGILSTPAASHLIRKRPADGGIILSASHNPGGPDGDFGIKFNMATGGPAPEKVTGAIAARTLALSAYRIEEAPDVPLGTLGVHHVGALAVEVIDPVGEYADLMESLFDFPAIRALLSGGRFRMRFDAMHAVTGPYATEILERRLGAAAGTVINGTPLPDFGQGHPDPNLTYAHDLVAELFGADAPDFGAASDGDGDRNMILGRHFFVTPSDSLAILAANATLAPGYRGGIAGVARSMPTSGASDRVAAALGIAAFETPTGWKFFGNLLDAGSVTLCGEESFGTGSNHVREKDGVWAVLFWLNILAARGESVESIVRAHWRRFGRNYYTRHDYEEVDATAARAIVDQARAEGQRLIGTPLAGDVLTVVDDFAYHDPVDGTTSANQGLRLLFASGARIVFRLSGTGTAGATLRLYVESYESDPDRQAMDAQVALGAYLAAALQVSRLTELSGRDRPTVIT is encoded by the coding sequence ATGCCGCTGACCGTCCCGACCACGCCGTTCGCCGGCCAGGCGCCCGGCACCTCGGGCCTTCGCAAGAAGGTGACCGTCTTCCAGCAGCCGCACTACCTCGAGAACTTCGTCCAGGCGACGTTCGATGCCGTGCAGCTGCCAGCCGGGGCCACGCTGGTGGTGGGCGGCGACGGGCGCTACTACAACCGGGAAGCGATCCAGGTCGTGCTGAAGATGGCCGCCGCCAACGGCGTGGCGCGCGCCATCGTGGGGCGCGAGGGGATCCTCTCCACGCCGGCGGCATCGCACCTCATCCGCAAGCGACCGGCAGATGGCGGCATCATCCTCTCCGCCAGCCACAATCCCGGCGGCCCGGACGGCGACTTCGGGATCAAGTTCAACATGGCCACTGGCGGCCCCGCGCCCGAGAAGGTCACCGGGGCGATTGCCGCGCGAACGCTGGCGCTGTCGGCCTACCGCATCGAGGAGGCCCCCGACGTCCCGTTAGGCACGCTCGGCGTCCATCACGTCGGGGCGCTCGCCGTCGAGGTCATCGACCCGGTGGGCGAATACGCCGACCTGATGGAGTCGCTCTTCGACTTTCCCGCCATCCGGGCGCTGCTCTCCGGCGGGCGCTTCCGCATGCGCTTCGACGCCATGCACGCGGTCACCGGTCCCTACGCCACCGAGATCCTCGAGCGCCGCCTTGGCGCCGCCGCGGGAACCGTCATCAACGGGACGCCGCTCCCCGACTTCGGGCAGGGGCACCCCGACCCCAACCTCACCTACGCGCACGACCTGGTGGCCGAGCTGTTCGGCGCCGACGCCCCCGACTTCGGCGCCGCGAGCGACGGCGACGGCGACCGCAACATGATCCTCGGCCGGCACTTCTTCGTCACGCCCAGCGACTCGCTCGCCATCCTCGCGGCGAATGCCACGCTGGCGCCGGGCTACCGCGGCGGGATTGCCGGTGTCGCGCGCTCCATGCCCACCAGCGGCGCCAGCGACCGCGTGGCCGCGGCGTTAGGCATCGCCGCGTTCGAGACGCCGACCGGGTGGAAGTTCTTCGGCAACCTCCTCGACGCCGGCTCGGTCACGCTGTGTGGCGAGGAGTCGTTTGGCACCGGCTCCAACCACGTGCGCGAGAAGGACGGCGTGTGGGCCGTGCTCTTCTGGCTCAACATCCTCGCGGCGCGCGGCGAGTCGGTCGAGTCCATCGTGCGCGCGCACTGGCGACGCTTCGGACGCAACTACTACACGCGCCACGACTACGAGGAGGTCGACGCCACCGCCGCGCGGGCCATCGTCGATCAGGCGCGCGCCGAGGGGCAGCGCCTCATCGGGACGCCGCTCGCCGGCGACGTGCTCACCGTCGTCGACGACTTCGCCTACCACGATCCGGTCGACGGGACCACCAGCGCCAATCAGGGACTGCGGCTCCTCTTCGCGTCCGGTGCGCGAATCGTCTTCCGGCTCTCCGGGACCGGGACGGCGGGGGCGACGCTTCGCCTCTACGTGGAATCGTACGAGAGCGACCCCGATCGGCAGGCGATGGACGCGCAGGTCGCGCTGGGCGCCTATCTCGCCGCGGCGCTCCAGGTGAGCCGCCTCACGGAGCTGAGCGGTCGCGACCGCCCGACCGTCATCACGTAG
- a CDS encoding SRPBCC domain-containing protein, producing the protein MPSSILHDFPIRASAATVFAAVVSPDTWWTLESDVQAALGSTSRLYFGEGYDWRALVSACEPGVTFEWTFTDAMPDWMGTRLRFDLTEADGVTAVHFAHHGWETASEHFRVSSFCWAMYLRLLRRTVETGEVVPYARRLDA; encoded by the coding sequence TTGCCCTCCAGCATCCTCCACGACTTCCCCATCCGCGCCTCCGCCGCGACCGTGTTCGCGGCCGTGGTGAGTCCTGACACTTGGTGGACGCTGGAGAGCGACGTGCAGGCGGCGTTAGGCTCCACCTCCCGACTCTACTTCGGGGAGGGCTACGACTGGCGGGCGCTGGTCTCGGCGTGCGAACCGGGCGTCACCTTCGAATGGACGTTCACCGACGCCATGCCCGATTGGATGGGGACGCGGCTGCGTTTCGATCTCACGGAAGCCGACGGGGTCACGGCGGTACACTTTGCGCACCACGGGTGGGAAACCGCGAGCGAACACTTCCGCGTGTCGTCGTTCTGCTGGGCCATGTACTTGCGCCTGCTGCGCCGTACGGTCGAGACGGGCGAAGTGGTGCCGTACGCGCGCAGGCTCGACGCGTAG
- a CDS encoding Ig-like domain-containing protein: protein MRVRANALARVVTRATTAAALRALPALAAATIVTACGGGGGGDGPTPPPPVRVPASVTFDNGSTVSGPVATAVPGTIAVTVKASDNLPLANTSVTFSVSSGTLSAASATTDASGRATAGTWTLGNTAGTQTLTATAGSVSAQLSATAIAGAPATMEIVTALPATIRAGAPIVPPPVVRTRDQFNNIVNRAGTVITASLQAGTGTLGGATATTDASGNATFSALTLGGLVSAGPRTIGFSTTGATTLTAPPVALEAGLTSTITLANVPGVARAGVPIAPGIVARLVDSFGNPMTRTTTVTASIASGGGTVNGATATTNAQGDATFASLSIEGVTGNRTLRFSADQVSATTGTIALAAGDAAELRVTSQPTVVQNTLPFPSAVQVRVTDRFGNGVSDAARGVAASIASGGGVLLGATSQTDAVGVASFPALRLIGSAGARTLAFTTAGLATATSAAIQLDAGPPRFVAFFQQPSGSITVGVPLLQQPALQLADTSGNIVRTEGATVRATPLDATGELLNDVAVTDAQGVARFEQLTFLSATSFPPPTMRLRFTSGAQAAVVTGNLTLQNAPGSAVQSIQYGTNSQRLFLLDPGATLNISATARDLLGNALPQVPIVYSSVNANAASVRASGNITGVAGGSSWVRAFGAGSPSIRDSVYVTVPRDPTAPIVTTTQIAPIPVRNGVTAGFDIVLDTRATTVGAATILVGIPNEVVAGVNAQALVGNVTVGLDAGLNTLRISLAAPSGLSGIVPIVRVTITSSTPFGFLFNREITINPYEMYDTNLQNLAPRSTGVNIPLVP, encoded by the coding sequence GTGCGTGTCCGCGCGAACGCCCTCGCGCGCGTCGTCACGCGCGCGACCACTGCAGCCGCTCTGCGCGCGCTCCCCGCACTCGCCGCCGCGACCATCGTGACGGCGTGCGGCGGTGGCGGCGGCGGCGATGGCCCGACGCCACCCCCGCCTGTGCGCGTCCCGGCCTCGGTCACCTTCGACAACGGTTCCACGGTCTCCGGCCCGGTCGCCACCGCGGTCCCGGGCACGATCGCCGTGACGGTGAAGGCGAGCGACAACCTTCCGCTCGCCAACACGTCCGTGACCTTCTCGGTCTCGTCAGGGACGCTCAGCGCGGCATCGGCCACCACCGACGCGAGCGGGCGAGCGACGGCGGGGACGTGGACGCTGGGAAACACCGCCGGGACGCAGACGCTCACGGCGACCGCGGGGTCGGTGAGCGCGCAATTGTCGGCGACCGCGATTGCGGGGGCGCCGGCCACGATGGAGATCGTGACGGCGCTGCCGGCCACCATTCGTGCCGGTGCCCCCATCGTCCCACCGCCGGTGGTGCGCACCAGGGACCAGTTCAACAACATCGTGAATCGCGCCGGGACCGTGATTACCGCCTCGCTGCAGGCGGGGACGGGGACGCTGGGCGGGGCCACCGCGACCACCGACGCCAGCGGCAACGCCACCTTCAGCGCGCTCACGTTAGGCGGGTTGGTGAGCGCGGGGCCGCGCACCATCGGCTTCAGCACCACGGGGGCCACGACGCTCACCGCCCCACCGGTGGCGCTGGAGGCGGGGCTCACCTCGACCATCACGCTGGCAAACGTCCCCGGTGTGGCGCGCGCCGGTGTCCCCATCGCGCCAGGGATCGTGGCGCGCCTCGTGGACAGCTTCGGCAACCCGATGACGCGCACCACGACGGTCACGGCGAGCATCGCCTCGGGTGGCGGCACGGTGAACGGCGCAACCGCGACGACCAACGCCCAGGGTGATGCGACCTTCGCGTCGCTCTCGATCGAGGGGGTGACGGGGAATCGCACGCTGCGTTTCAGCGCCGACCAGGTGTCGGCAACGACCGGGACGATCGCCCTTGCGGCTGGCGACGCCGCCGAGTTGCGCGTCACGTCGCAGCCCACCGTCGTGCAGAACACCCTTCCCTTCCCGTCGGCGGTGCAGGTGCGCGTGACCGATCGCTTCGGCAACGGGGTGTCTGATGCGGCGCGCGGCGTGGCCGCCTCCATCGCCTCGGGCGGTGGCGTTCTGCTGGGGGCCACCTCGCAGACCGACGCGGTGGGCGTGGCCTCCTTCCCGGCGCTGCGCCTGATTGGCTCCGCTGGTGCGCGCACCCTGGCCTTCACCACCGCCGGGCTGGCCACCGCGACGTCGGCGGCCATCCAGCTCGACGCCGGCCCGCCGCGCTTCGTCGCCTTCTTCCAGCAGCCGTCGGGGAGCATCACCGTCGGCGTCCCGCTGTTGCAGCAGCCGGCGTTGCAGCTGGCCGATACCTCGGGGAACATCGTGCGCACCGAGGGGGCCACGGTGCGTGCCACGCCGCTCGACGCCACGGGCGAACTGCTCAACGACGTGGCCGTGACCGACGCCCAGGGGGTCGCGCGCTTCGAGCAGCTCACCTTCCTCTCGGCCACCTCCTTCCCGCCCCCCACCATGCGCCTGCGCTTCACCAGCGGGGCGCAGGCCGCCGTGGTCACGGGGAACCTCACGCTCCAGAACGCGCCAGGGAGCGCGGTCCAGAGCATCCAGTACGGGACCAACTCGCAGCGGCTCTTCCTGCTCGATCCGGGCGCCACGCTCAACATCAGCGCCACGGCGCGCGACTTGTTAGGCAACGCGCTCCCCCAGGTCCCCATCGTCTACAGCTCGGTCAACGCCAACGCCGCGTCGGTGCGCGCGTCGGGGAACATCACCGGCGTGGCCGGCGGGAGTTCGTGGGTGCGCGCCTTCGGCGCCGGATCGCCCAGCATCCGCGACTCGGTGTACGTCACCGTCCCGCGCGATCCCACCGCCCCCATCGTCACCACGACGCAGATCGCCCCCATCCCCGTGCGCAACGGCGTCACCGCCGGCTTCGACATCGTGCTCGACACGCGCGCTACCACCGTCGGCGCAGCCACCATCCTCGTCGGGATCCCTAACGAAGTGGTGGCGGGGGTCAACGCGCAGGCGCTGGTGGGGAACGTGACCGTGGGGCTCGATGCGGGGCTCAACACGCTGCGCATCAGCCTGGCCGCTCCCAGCGGCTTGAGCGGAATCGTCCCCATCGTGCGCGTCACGATCACCTCCAGCACCCCGTTCGGCTTCCTCTTCAATCGCGAGATCACGATCAACCCGTACGAGATGTACGACACCAACCTGCAGAACCTCGCCCCGCGCAGCACCGGGGTGAACATCCCACTGGTGCCCTGA